CTGATCGCGGCAAAACACTTGATCAAATGTGTGTCGGTAGTGCCGCTGATGCGCCAGGCATCGGCCTCACCATCAAAGCGTGCGGCTATCACCTGGGTCAGGCTGAAGTGCCATTTGCGCAGGGCGCGGCCATCCATGCATTCGATGCTGAGCAGCGGTGTGTCGCTAGCGGGCGGGTTTCCGGCCTGGTGCTGGGCCAGTTGTTCGGCGTTCAGGCGGAATTGCCAGGCATGCAGGTCGTCGATTTCCAGCATGTCGGCACCGCTCAGGGCGCTGATCAGGTCGTGCGGGGTGGTGCTCATAGGTCGTTAGCTTCTTGATTAACGGCGGTTAGCGGCCGAGACGGCGCAGTTGGTCTGATTCGATTACCCGAGTGCCGGCATCCTCTTCCAGGGCCAGGCGCCACAGCGCGCGGGCCAGTACGGTGGCTTCGATGCCCCGGTATTTGCCTGGCAGCCAGCGCATAAAGGGCGCGGCCAAGCGCTCGCCAAGGCGAAATTCCTGGCGGGTGCCAAGCAGCAGCGAAGGGCGGACGATGGTCAATTGCGGCCAGTCCTGAGCGCGCAGGGTCTGCTCCATTTGGCCTTTGACCTTGTTGTAGAACACGGTGGAGTTGGCATCTGCACCCAGGGCGCTGATCACCAGCAGGTGACGTGCACCCATGGCGCGGGCGCGTTCGGCGAAGGCAATCACCAGGTCATGATCGACCGCGCGAAAAGCCTCTTGCGAGCCGGCCTGTTTGATCGTGCTGCCCAGGCAGCAAAAGGCGGTATCGACCTTGCCGCTCAGTTCCGGCAGCAAGGTCAGCAGTTCGCCTTGCGGGTTTTCCAGGTGTGCGTGCGCTGCCAGCGGGCGGCGGCTGGGGGCCAGTACGCGAGCAACTGTGGGCTCGTTCAGCAGGCGGTCCAGCAGGTGCTCGCCGGTAAGTCCGGTGGCGCCTGCGAGAAGGATGTGCTGTGGCGTCAAATACATAGTGTGAGGTTCTCCGCTGATATCAATCAGCTTATCAGGCCGTTGGTGGCGCGCATGACTGTTATGGGTTGACCGCAGATTGCGCCTCAAGTGCATTGTTCAGGGCGCGCTCGGCCTGCTGTTCGCGCAGCTTGCGCCACTGGGCGAGCACCGCTTTGGCAGGCCAGATCTGCGGTTCGGAGGGTTCGAAACCGTCGGCTTTTTCGCGTTCGGCAACGCTGGCCTGGGCCAGCTTGAAGGCACGCTGCAGGTCGTCGGTTTGCTGCAGGGCTTCAGCAAAAAGGGCGCGGCCGAAATAAGTGAAGTCGTTTTCCTCCGAGCAACCGAAGGACACCCGGTCGGCCCGGGCTGCGGTGATCACCAGGGTCTTGCCATCCTGCAGTTTGGGGATAAAACCGCCGGAGTAGCAGGCCGAGATCACCAGTACCTTGTGCCGATTTTTCAGCGGTTCGAGCAGGGCGGCGAGTTCGCTGGCGGGCAGGTCGTTGAGCTGCAGTCGCGGCTGGTCGAGGTTCAGCTCGTGCTGGGCTGAGCCGTGGCTGGTCAGGTAGATAAAGATCAGGTCTTCCTCGCCGCTGCGTTCGGCCAATGCCTGAATGCTGCGGCCTAGGCTGGCGCTGGTGGCCAGCGGGCGATCGGTCAGGTGATCGCGGTGGTTGACCAGGGTGATCAGGCCGTGGGCGGCGAAGCGATCCTGCAGCAGGTTGCCGACATAGTCGGCCTCGCGCATAAATACGCTCTGCTTGCCGTCGCCGGCCAGGGTCAGGGCGTAGAGTTCGATGTCTGGGGTTGAAACAGGCAGCTTGGCGATGGCGGCATCGAGCAGTCGGCCTTGTTCCAGCAGGCCAGTGGCGAGGTCGTCGGGTATAGCCTTGCCCTGAGCGTCACGCGTCAGTCGGCCGTTCTGCCAGGTACCGCTTTGCTGGCTGCCATCGACCAGAGTCAGGCTGCCGGCACCCTGGTATTGGCCGTAGGCAAAGTTGCCTTGATAGACACTGCCATCAGCCAGGTTCAGGCGACCTTCACCGTGGTAGCCCCAGTCGCTGAACTGGCCGGCGTAATGGCTGCCGTCGCTGCCCTTGAACTCACCTTTGCCGGTGAGGCTGCCATGGGCGAAACGCCCGCTCCAGACTTCGCCATCGGCACTTTGGTAGCGACCCTTGCCGTGGAACTGGTTGTCACGGAACTGGCCGCTGTAGAGGTCGCCGTCGAGATTCTTAAAGCTGCCCTGGCCATTGAGCTGGCTGTTGTCGAAGGTGCCGGTGTAGGCATTGCCCTCCGCGTCGGTCAGCACGCCCTGGCCGTCAGGTTCGCCCTTTTTGAACTGGCCCTGGAAGCTGGCGCCGTTGCTCCATTGCAGCTTGCCCAGGCCGTTGTATTGGCCTTTGCTGAATTCGCCACGGTATTCCAGCTGGTTGCTTTTCAGGTGGCCTTCGCCGCTGGGCATGCCGTTGACAAATCCGCCCTCGTAACGGCTGCCGTCGCTGTAGGTGAGGCTGCCCTGGCCGTGGAAGTCTCCGTTCTGAAACTCGCCACTGTAGAACTCGCCGTGCTTGCTGCGCCATTCGCCCTGGCCGTTGAACTGGCCGTCCTTGAACAGCCCATCGTAGTAACTGCCATCGCTGTAATCCAGGCGCCCAGGGCCTTGCAGCAGGCCGTCGACCACTTCGCCACGGTAGCGCCCGCCATCGGGTAGCACGGCATCCGGTGGCAACAAGGGTTCGCCATCGCCACAGGCGACAAGCAGCAGGGCGAGGCTCAGTGGAGCCAGGAGGGAGAGACGGCGCATGCAGAAAATCCAGGCTGGAAGGTCGTTGCCGAGTATGCCTTAAAGTGCTCGAAGTGCCGTGATTGAGCGCACCGGTGCAAGCATAAAAATAAAAAGGCGCACCGGCAGATGCCTGTGCGCCTTGGTCCGGCGGCTGCGATTAGACGAAGCAGAGCGTCAGCGGCTCGGCGATATAGGCGGGTTTTTCCGAGCCTTCAATCTCCAGCACAACCTTGGCCTTGAGCAGCCATTGGCCAGGATTCTTCTCGTGGGCGTCAGTCAGGCTGACCACCAGGCGGACTTTGGAGTTGACCTTCACCGGCTGGATGAAGCGCACGCTATCTAGGCCATAGTTGACCGCCATCTTCAGCCCTTTGGGCATGATCATGATGCCTTCCATCAGCTTGGGCACCAGCGACAGCGAGAGGAAACCGTGGGCGATGGTGCTGCCAAACGGGGTGAGCTTGGCTTTTTCCGGGTCGACGTGGATGAACTGGTGATCGCCTGTGCATTCGGCGAACTGGTTGATGCGCTCCTGGTCGATGGTCAGCCATTCGGAGCGACCGAGTTCTTTACCGATATAGCTGGGCAATTCGGCGGCGGGTACTGATGTCATGGTTTCTCCTTGAAGACGCAAGTGTTGTTTTTTTTGGGGCGTAAATCCTTCTGCCCTAAGATCATCATGGGTTTGCCGTAGGGTCAAGTGCCTCGTATATGCGCCGTAAACGCAGCTCGGCTGCCACGCAACCGCTGTAAACCGGCCCTTGCCGGACGCTTCTGCTTATAATGCGCGGCACTGCGTCTGGGATCATACGATTCGGAGATTACCCATCATGCTGCTACGCGGCCTTTCCTGGCTGGTGCTGTGCCAGTTGCTCGGCACTGCGCTGAATGTCCTGCTGATCCCGATTCTGCCGGGCCCGATCATTGGCATGTTGCTGCTGTTCGGCTTTCTGCTGCTGCGCGGCGAGGTGGGCGAGCCGCTGCACCTGGCCTCCACCAGCCTGCTGAAATACCTGCCGCTGCTGCTGGTACCACCAGCGGTGGGCGTGATGGCTTATGCCGAGGATATCTTTGCCGACTTCTGGGCGATTGCCGGTGCGCTGTTGCTGTCGCTGTTGATCTCCATCGTTTTCGCCGGCTGGCTGATGCAGAAGCTGATTGATCGCCAACAACGCCGGGAGGACGCATGAGTCTGGAGTGGCACGCCGCCTGGCAGGCGTTGATCCATCACCCGCTATTTGGTGTAGGCATCACCCTTGGGGCCTATCAACTGGCGATTGCCGCCTACGAGAAAACCCGCTTGGTGTTTCTGCAGCCGGTGCTGCTATCGATGCTTGCGGTAATCGGCATTCTTTTGGCCTGCGGCCTGACGTTTGCCGAATACAAGGACAGCGCTGCGGCGTTGACGCTGTTCCTTGGACCGACCACGGTGGCGCTGGCGGTACCGCTGTTCCTCAACCTGCGGCGGATTCGCCAGCTGTTCTGGCCGACGCTGATCACCTTGCTGGTGGCCGGCGTGGTTGCCACCGTGCTGGGCATTACCCTGGCCTGGGTCTTCGGTGCCGAGCAGATCATGCTGATGAGCATGGCGCCTAAATCGGTGACCTCACCGATTGCCATGCTGGTGGCCAATCAGATTGGCGGAATTGCCGCCCTGGCAGCGGTGTTTGTGATGATCACCGGGATTATCGGCGCCATCATCGGCCCGGCGCTGCTCAAGCGCTGTGGCGTGCAGCACCCGGCGGCGCTGGGCATGGCTCTGGGTCTGACCGCGCATGCGGTTGGCACCGCCCGTGCACTGCAGGAAGGTGAGGAGTGCGGCGCGTTCTCCGCCCTGGCGATGAGCCTGATGGGGGTATTTACCGCCGTGCTGCTGCCGCTGGCTATTCTGTTGTGGTTATAAGGAGGTGCCTGTGACCTTGCCGCTATTCCCACTGAACACTGTGTTATTTCCCGGCTGCATGCTCGACTTGCAGATATTCGAAGCACGCTACCTGGACATGATCAGCCGTTGCATGAAGCAAGGTCAGGGCTTTGGTGTGGTGTGCATCATTGATGGCGCCGAAGTGGGCGAGGCCGCGGGGCAATTCTCGGCGATCGGTTGCGAGGCGTTGATTCGCGATTTCGAGCAGCGGCCCAATGGCTTATTGGGGATTCGCGTCGAGGGTGGTCGGCGTTTTCGCGTGCAGCGCGCGCAGGTGCTGCCGGATCAACTGACTTTGGCCGAGGTTGAATGGCTGGACGAGCAGCCGGAGCAGCCGCTGGACGCTGAACATGCTGACCTGGTGGCATTGCTCGGTGCGCTAAGCGCCCATCCGCTGGTGGCGTCGCTGGGCATGTCGAGCGAACCGGCGGGCCAGGAGGCGTTGGCCAATCAGCTGGCCTATCTGTTGCCGCTGGACGCCGAGCAGAAGCTGCAATTGCTCGAAACCCCCGAGGTGCAGCTGCGTCTGGAGCTGCTGCAACAGCTGCTGGAGCTGTTGCAGGGCGAGCGTCAGTAACGGTACAGCAGTACCCCGGCGGACAGCTGCCAGGTAGTGATGCCACCGAGCAGGGCGATAATCGTCGGCAGCAACAACCACCAGACTTTCCCCGACAACGCCGGCAGTGGCGTGCGCCATTGCACCAGGGCCAGGCTCAGCGCGCAGAAACAGGCGGCCAACATGGCTCCGGCGATAATGTCGCTGGGCCAGTGCACCCCCAGGTAAATCCGCGAGCCGGCAATCGCCGTGGCTGGCAGGCTGGCCAGTAGCAGCCAGGTCAGGCGCATGCGAGTCGGTTGTCCGCGGCCGGCCAGTACCCCAAGCAGCAGAAAGAAGGCAAAGGCCGCCGAACTGTGTCCGCTGGGAAAGCTGAAGCTGTTCAGCGGCTCCAGCAGCACATCGGGGCGGCTGCGGGCAAAGAATGCCTTCAGCGCGCCGTTGGCCAACGCAGTGCCGAGCAGGCTGCCAATCGCCAGGCAGAGCGTGCGCCATTGCCGCGTCGCCAGCAGGATCAGGCACAGCAGCACGGCCGCCGCCAGTTGTGTGCGCATATCGCCGAGGCGGGTGATCAGCACCATCAGCGTATCCAGCGCCGCGCTGCGATGCTCCTGCACCAAGGTCAGCAGCCCTTGATCGAGCTGGCTCAGGTGCGGCCAGCTGAGCATCAGGCCAATTAGCAGAGTCAGGCTTGCCGCTGCGGTCAGCAGGCTGGAGTGCCGTTGCCCACGCAAGCTGCCTTGCACGCTGATGCCCACTACCAGCGCCACGCCGGCGGCAATGGCCCCGGCCTGAGGCCAGAAACCTTCCGGCAGCGGCAGGCGCAGGGCTGCACCCGTGGCCCAGCCAGGCAGCATATAGGCGATGGACCAACCAACCCCGGCCAGCAGGCTGACGCTAAAAAAACGCACGAAGGGCATGTCGAACATGCCGGCGACCATCGGCAACATGGGCCGCAGTGGGCCGATAAAACGCCCGACCAGCAGGCTGGCGACGCCGTAGCGTACAAAGTAGCCGTGGGCACTGTTCAGCCATTGTGGGTGATTTCGCAGCACCGGCAGGCGGCCGATGTCCTGATGAAAATAGCGCCCCAGTGCATAGGACAGGCAGTCGCCCAACAACCCGCCGCAAAACGCCAGCAGCAGGGTTTCACCCAGGCCCAGCGCGCCGTTGCCAGCCAGCGCGGCGACAGCGAACAGCAATACGGTGCCGGGAACGAGGATGCCGACAATCGCCAGGCACTCACCGCAAGCCAGCAAAAAGATCGCCAGGCCAAGCCACTCAGGATGGGCGCTTAGCCAGAGGGTCAGGGTGTCGAACCATTGGCTCATTGGTGGTCATCCGTGGGGGTTAGCAGGTGATAGTCCTGGCCGGCCCGCTGGCCGCGCCTTAACGGGTTGCGGGTGCAATGGCGGGCAAAGGCGGCGTCGACAAAACGGTAGGGCAGTTGCTCATCGCGGCCATGGGGGATGCCCAGGCGTGGGCATTGCACGATCTGCTGCGGGCGTTCGCCAAGGTCTTCGACAAACAGGCGTTGCTCATCGAATGCCCGTGCGTCCCACTCCGGCACCTTTAAGCCAAGCGATTTGCACAGCAAGGTTTGCCCGGCACAGAGGGTTTCGCGGCTGCGTGGTCTGCCTTGGGTGTCGGGGTTATTCGCCTGCATCTGTGTCAGGGCATCTGCGCCGCTGTGTTCGTCCTGCCAGGGATAGGCGGATTTGATCAGCACCGCATTGCCAGGGCCCTGGGCGCTGAAATTCAGCGAATCGCCGCCCCGGGCGTAATACATATAGATGTGTCCGCCATCCATAAATAGCGCGCGGCGTTTGTGGGTGTAGCCGAGCGAGGCATGGCTGCCTTTCTCGCTCAAGTAATAGGCCTCAGTCTCGATAATTCGCGCGCTCAGCCAGCGCTCGCCCTGTTTGTGGCGGATCACCTTGCCGAGCAGCTCGCAGGCCTGCAGGCGCGCGTCGCGGTCAAAGAAACTGGCCGGCAGTGCGCGGCCTTCGGGCCAGGGCAAACTAAGGGTGGGTTCGATGGGCATGCGCTGTCGTTGTGGCTTGGCTGGGCATAGGCTGGGGCGATCATAACAATAAGAGTCTTAACCATGCCTGAACGTGCCCGCGTCAGCAGCGCTCATATAAGCCCCAGCGCCCATTACACTGGCTATATCTGGTACCGCCATCAGTTGGCGGATGCGGCCTTTGTCACCGGTTTCGGGCGTTTTGTGCATGGTCTGCTCAGCCCCATCACCTGGGGAGCGCGGGTTGGTTTCGGCCTGGATATCGAACAGTTTCTGCTGCAACGGCATCTGCAAATTGATGCCCAGCTGACTGCTGCGATTGAGCAGGGCGGTGTGTGCCAGGTGGTAGAGATCGCCTGCGGCCTGTCGCCGCGTGGGCGGCGCTTTACCGCGCGTTACCCGCAGCTGCGCTATATCGAGGCGGACCTGCCGGTGATGGCCGCGCGTAAACGCCTGCTGCTGAATGCCGAAGGCTGGCTGGGCAGTCAGCATCAGGTGCGCGCGGTGGATATCCTCGCCGAGGAGGGCAGCAAAAGCCTCGCGGCGCTGTTCGCTGAGCTGGATCACAGCAAACCGGTGGTGGTGATTACCGAAGGGTTGGTGAATTACTTCGAGCTGGCGCTGATCGAGTCGTTCTGGACGCGCTTGGCCGAGCAGCTGCGTGAGTTCCCCCGAGCCACCTACCTGACCGAGCTGTACCCGGATTTGCGCGAACACCCACGTTACCGCCAACTGCGCTGGGGTGTTGGCCTGATTGGCCGGCTGACCCGAGGCAGCTATCCGCTGCACTACCGCAATGATCAGGCGATTGTGCAGGGCTTCCAGAAATGCGGCTTCAATCAGGTCGAAGTATTCGATCCGAGCCGCGCGAGCCAGGCGCTTGGTCTGGCACCAGCGCGCAGTGCCGGGTTGGTGCGGGTGATTGAGGCGCGAGTCTAAGAGTCTGTTTCGGATCTCGCGAGCTAGAGCGAGGCAAGGCAAAAACTGGCGAGGAAGCGGAGTTTACTGTTGTAAATGAGCATTCCGAGCCTGTTTTTAACGCAGTATCGCCGACGCGCAGCAGATCCGAGACAGGCTCTAGGCGCAGGCCGCTGTTGGTAGCGGCTGCAGCTGAAACTGCGTCGCCAGCGCCTGGCTGGCCTGCTGATCGCTGTGCGGAAAGACAACAGCCAGGCCGTTTGTATCCTGACGCAGCGGTAGCAGGGGCTGGGTGGGCAGGTCCTTGCACAGCAGTTGCCAGCCACGCGTGCCGCGAATAGCCGGCAGATCAGCGTGCAACAATCCGCCAAAGAAACCCAATTCGCTGATCTCTACCGTCCATTCCCCACCATCAGGATGCTGCAGGCGAGCGTGGCGCTGGCTGGGCGGCAGGCGCGCTTCATGGCGTTTTTCCAGTTGCAGCAGTTGCGATTGGGCCAGCAGGCTACTGCCTGGGCTGCGGCTTGGCAGGGCGTCGCCGCGCAGAAACGGGTTGTACAGATTGGCGCAGGCGTCGCGTTGTTCGAATTGCGCGAGGTGATCGGCGTTGTGGATCAGTGCGCAGCTGGCCTGGGCGCAGGCGGCGGCGAAGTGCGCGTGCTCCCAGGGTTGGGTGAAGTGGTCATATTCGCCGGCCAGCACCAGGGTCGGGCAGCTGGGGTGGCGTTGAAATCCTTGAAAATCCAGCAGGCGCTGGCTGTTCTGCCGGTAGCGCTCGATATCGGCGGCTGACAAGCGTTGGATCTGTCGCAGCAGAGCCTTGCGAAATACCGGGGCTACGCCGGTCTGCTCCAGGCGCAAAGGATTGAGCAGGCCGGTCAGCGCGCCATGAGCAAAGGCCTCGCAGCGCCCTTCAGCCAGCAGCGCCAGGCCTTCCTGCAGCAGCAGGCGTGCGCCAGGGCGGCCGAAGGCGGTGATCCCGGCCAGCAGCACACGAGCGCAGCGCTCGGGGTGACGGGCGGCAAACAGCGCGGCCAGGGCCGAGCCATAGGACAGGCCGATGGGCATCAGCGGCGGCAGGTCGAGTTCCTCGGCGAAGGCGGCGATCAGGTCGGCCAGCTGTTCCAGGCTCAGATCGGGCACCAGTTGCAGGTTGCCGCCCTGGCTGGGCAGGTCGAGCAGGATCACCGGGTGCTCGCCGAGCAGCTCGCTGACTTCGGCGGCAAACGAGCGAAAGCTCTGGAATGCGCCGCCCAACAGCAATACGGGCGGGCGAGTGTCGTGGCTGCGGCAGGCGTAGGCCTGGTAGTGCAGTCGCAGGTCGCCTATATGCAGCACCTGTGGGGCTTCGTTGAGTTGTGCGGCGCAGTAGTCGGTACGGTAATGCATGCTGATCCCACCCCGGCGGTCGGCCGCCTGTCTTGCTTGTGATGGCAAGGTAAACATTCGGACGGTTTTTGTTTACCTAACCTTCGGGCGGCTGATGGTCTGTGGTGTCACTGTTTCTTTCGGTGGCTTGCTGTGTGGGGCTTGGCGGCGTTACCGCGGGTTGTGGCGAATGCAGTGTTTACCGTCCGCCGCGCAGCGCTGGGCGTGGAGCGGCGCGACCGTTATACTCAGCGACTTTTTTCAACCGCCAGACCTGCCAAGACCATGACTGAGTCCGTGCTCGACTATATGACCCGCCTGGGACAGGCCGCCCGCAGCGCTTCGCGTGTGCTGGCGCGCGCCAGTACCGCGCAGAAGAACCGTGCCCTGCAGGCCGCCGCGGCCGCGCTGGATGCGGCCCGCAGCGATTTGACTGCCGCCAACGAGCTCGACCTAGCCGCCGCGCGTGCCAATGGTCTGGAGCCGGCCATGGTTGACCGTCTGGCGCTGACGCCGGCAGTGATCGACAGCATGATCGAAGGTCTGCGTCAGGTCGCCACGCTGCCTGATCCGATCGGCGAGATCCGCGATATGCGTTACCTGCCGTCGGGTATTCAGGTCGGCAAGATGCGCGTGCCACTGGGTGTGATCGGCATCATCTATGAGTCGCGGCCGAACGTGACCATCGACGCCGCCAGCCTGTGCCTGAAATCCGGTAACGCCACCATCCTGCGTGGCGGCTCCGAGGCGATTCACTCCAACCAGGCGATTGCTCGTTGCATTCAGCTCGGCCTGGGCGAAGCCGGTTTGCCCGCCAGCGCCGTGCAGGTGGTGGAAACCACTGATCGTGCCGCCGTTGGTGCGCTGATCACCATGCCGGAATTTGTTGACGTGATTGTGCCGCGCGGCGGCAAGGGCCTGATCGAGCGCATCAGCCGTGACGCCAAGGTGCCGGTGATCAAGCACCTGGATGGCGTCTGCCACGTGTATATCGACGTCGCTGCTGATCTCGACAAGGCTATCCGTGTCGCTGACAACGCCAAGACTCAGCGCTACTCGCCGTGCAACGCCATGGAAACCCTGCTGGTGCACGCCGCCGTGGCCGACAAGGTGTTGCCGCCGCTGGCTGCGATCTACCGCGACAAAGGTGTTGAACTGCGTGGCGACGCCGCGACCCGTGCGCTGCTGGGCAGCGACGTGCTGGAAGCCAGCGAAGATGACTGGTTTGCCGAGTACAACGCGCCGATCCTGGCGATTCGCATCGTTGATTCCCTGGATGCGGCCATCGAGCACATCAACCATTACGGATCGCAGCACACCGACGCGATCATCACCGAGAACTTCAGTGATGCGCGGCGCTTCCTGACCGAAGTCGACTCCGCCTCGGTAATGGTCAATGCCTCGACCCGTTTTGCCGATGGTTTTGAATACGGCCTGGGCGCGGAGATCGGTATTTCCACCGACAAGCTGCACGCGCGAGGCCCGGTTGGCCTGGATGGGTTGACCAGCGAGAAGTACGTGGTGTTTGGCGACGGGCACATTCGTACCTGATGGGGCGTACCTGATGGCCAAGCGCAGCGACGCCCGACATACCGACGCTCGACGCATCGGTCTGCTAGGCGGCACCTTTAATCCGGTGCATATCGGCCATCTGCGCAGCGCTGTGGAAGTGGCCGATGCGCTGCAGCTCCATGAGTTGCGTCTGATCCCCAGCGCGCGGCCGCCGCACCGCAGCGCACCGGAGGTCAGTGCCGAGGATCGCCTGGCCATGGTCAGGTTGGCGGTAGCCGATGCCGGGGTGCTGCAGGTGGATGATCGCGAGCTGCAGCGCGATAAACCGTCCTACAGCATCGACACCCTGGAGTCGTTGCGCAGTGAGTTGGCTGCGGATGATCAGCTGTTTCTGCTGCTGGGCTGGGATGCCTTCTGCGGTTTACCCAGTTGGCAGCGTTGGGATGAGTTGCTGCAGCACTGCCATATTCTGGTGCTGCAACGGCCGGATGCCGACAGTGAAGCGCCTGAGGCGCTGCGCAATCTGTTGGCGGCGCGCAGTGTGAGTGCCCCGTCGGCCCTGAGTGGGCCGAGTGGGCAGATTGCTTTTATCTGGCAGACACCTCTGGCGGTGTCGGCTACCCAGATCCGTTCGCTACTGGCGAGCGGAAAGTCGGCACGTTTTCTGGTGCCTGACGCGGTACTGGCCTATATCCATGCCCACGGACTGTACCGTGGCGCGAATTGAACACGAGGCAAACGAGTTAGTTATGACGAACGCAAGCAAAATGCAGAGCGAAGAGCTGGTCAAGTTGGCCATCAGCGCTCTGGAAGAAATCAAGGCGCAGGACATCACCACCATCGATGTGCGCGGCAAGACCAGCATCACCGATTTCATGCTGATCGCCAGCGGCACCTCCAGCCGTCACGTTAAATCACTGGTCGACAACGTGCTGGAAAAGGTCAAGGAGCAGGGCGTACGCCCGATCGGCACTGAAGGCATGGACACCGGTGAGTGGGCACTGCTCGACCTCGGCGACATTGTTGTTCACGTGATGCTGCCGACAGCTCGTCAGTTCTATGACCTTGAGCGTCTGTGGCAAGGTGCTGAGCAGAGCCGTGCGCAGTTCAGCGCCGAGCCGGGCGCTGAGCAATCGAGTGGCGGGCAGGAATAAGGACGCGCAGCGGTGCGGATCAAACTGATCGCAGTCGGCTCGCGGATGCCACGTTGGGTGGAAGAGGGCTGGCAGGAATACGCCAAGCGTATGCCCAGCGAGCTGTCCCTGGAACTGGTAGAAATTCCGCTGACCACGCGCGGCAAGAATGCCGATGTGGCGCGAATGATCCGTCAGGAAGGTGAGGCCATGCTGGCCAAGGTGCAGCCCGGGGAACGCATTGTCACCCTGGAAGTCGAAGGGCGACCCTGGAGCACCGAGCAGCTGGCGGTCGAACTCGACAAGTGGCGCCTGGATGCGCGCACCGTCAACCTGATGGTCGGCGGCCCGGAAGGGCTGGCACCTGAGGTGCAGGCGCGCAGTGAGCAGCGCTGGTCGTTGTCGCCGCTGACCCTGCCGCACCCCTTGGTGCGGATTCTGATCGGCGAACAGATGTATCGTGCCTGGACCGTGTTGTCCGGCCACCCCTACCACAAATAACTAGCAGCCATCGATGCCGCAACCAATCCGCCTCAAAGACCACGAGAAAGACGGCCGCCTGATCCGCAAACGCGCGGTGGTTGGTGCTGTGGTGGTTTTGTTGCTGACCTCGGTACTCGTGGCGCGCATGTATTACCTGCAGGTGGTGCAGTTCGAGCACCACACCACTCTGGCGGAAAACAACCGCATCCACGTGCAGCCGATCCCGCCGAACCGTGGGCTGATCTACGACCGCAACGGGGTGATCATCGCCGATAACCGGCCCAGCTTCAGTTTGACCCTGACCCGCGAGCGCGCCGGTGACTGGCCGCAAGTGCTCGATGTAATAGTCGAAGTGCTGGAACTGGGCGCGGATGAGCGTGCGCTGTTCGAGCGGAGAGTGCGTCAGGGGCGGCGACCGTTTGAGCCGGTGCCGGTGCTGTTCGAATTGTCCGAGGAGCAGATTGCCCGTATCGCGATCAATCAGTTTCGTCTGCCCGGCGTTGAGGTCTCCGCGCAGCTGGTGCGGCATTACCCGCTGGGCGAGCATTTTGCCCATTCGGTGGGCTATGTCGGGCGGATCAACGAGAAAGAGCTGAAAGAGCTCGATCCAGTGGCCTACAGCGGTACGCACCATATCGGCAAAACCGGTATCGAGCGTTTCTATGAAGACGAGCTGCACGGTGAAGTGGGTTACGAGGAAGTCGAAACCAACGCCCGTGGTCGCGTACTGCGCGTGCTCAAACGTACTGACCCGCTGCCCGGCAAGGACATCGTGCTGAGCCTCGATATCCGCTTGCAGGAGGCCGCCGAAAAGGCCCTGGCCGGTCGCCGTGGCGCGATTGTGGCGATCCAGCCGCAGACTGGCGAAGTGCTGGCGATGGTCAGTCAGCCGAGTTTCGATCCCAACCCGTTTGTCACTGGTATTGGCTTCAAGGCCTATGCCGACTTGCGCGATTCCATCGACCGTCCGCTGTACAACCGCGTGTTGCGTGGCCTCTATCCGCCAGGCTCGACGATCAAGCCGATGGTCGCAGTGGCAGGGCTGGATGCTGGTGTGGTCACGCCGCAGACGCGGGTATTCGACCCGGGCTTCTATCAGTTGCCCAATCACAGTCACAAATACCGCAACTGGAACCGTACTGGCGACGGCTGGGTGGATATGGACCTGGCCATCGCCCGCTCCAACGACACCTACTTCTACTCGCTGGCGCACAAAATGGGCATCGACCGCATGCATGACTACATGTCCCGCTTCGGCCTGGGGCAGCGCGTTGCGTTGGACATGTTCGAGGAAACGGCCGGGC
This DNA window, taken from Pseudomonas sp. SG20056, encodes the following:
- a CDS encoding CidA/LrgA family protein, whose amino-acid sequence is MLLRGLSWLVLCQLLGTALNVLLIPILPGPIIGMLLLFGFLLLRGEVGEPLHLASTSLLKYLPLLLVPPAVGVMAYAEDIFADFWAIAGALLLSLLISIVFAGWLMQKLIDRQQRREDA
- a CDS encoding C13 family peptidase — encoded protein: MRRLSLLAPLSLALLLVACGDGEPLLPPDAVLPDGGRYRGEVVDGLLQGPGRLDYSDGSYYDGLFKDGQFNGQGEWRSKHGEFYSGEFQNGDFHGQGSLTYSDGSRYEGGFVNGMPSGEGHLKSNQLEYRGEFSKGQYNGLGKLQWSNGASFQGQFKKGEPDGQGVLTDAEGNAYTGTFDNSQLNGQGSFKNLDGDLYSGQFRDNQFHGKGRYQSADGEVWSGRFAHGSLTGKGEFKGSDGSHYAGQFSDWGYHGEGRLNLADGSVYQGNFAYGQYQGAGSLTLVDGSQQSGTWQNGRLTRDAQGKAIPDDLATGLLEQGRLLDAAIAKLPVSTPDIELYALTLAGDGKQSVFMREADYVGNLLQDRFAAHGLITLVNHRDHLTDRPLATSASLGRSIQALAERSGEEDLIFIYLTSHGSAQHELNLDQPRLQLNDLPASELAALLEPLKNRHKVLVISACYSGGFIPKLQDGKTLVITAARADRVSFGCSEENDFTYFGRALFAEALQQTDDLQRAFKLAQASVAEREKADGFEPSEPQIWPAKAVLAQWRKLREQQAERALNNALEAQSAVNP
- a CDS encoding MaoC family dehydratase, whose product is MTSVPAAELPSYIGKELGRSEWLTIDQERINQFAECTGDHQFIHVDPEKAKLTPFGSTIAHGFLSLSLVPKLMEGIMIMPKGLKMAVNYGLDSVRFIQPVKVNSKVRLVVSLTDAHEKNPGQWLLKAKVVLEIEGSEKPAYIAEPLTLCFV
- a CDS encoding LON peptidase substrate-binding domain-containing protein — translated: MTLPLFPLNTVLFPGCMLDLQIFEARYLDMISRCMKQGQGFGVVCIIDGAEVGEAAGQFSAIGCEALIRDFEQRPNGLLGIRVEGGRRFRVQRAQVLPDQLTLAEVEWLDEQPEQPLDAEHADLVALLGALSAHPLVASLGMSSEPAGQEALANQLAYLLPLDAEQKLQLLETPEVQLRLELLQQLLELLQGERQ
- a CDS encoding DUF5629 family protein; its protein translation is MSTTPHDLISALSGADMLEIDDLHAWQFRLNAEQLAQHQAGNPPASDTPLLSIECMDGRALRKWHFSLTQVIAARFDGEADAWRISGTTDTHLIKCFAAISGDNSDLSDDAE
- a CDS encoding oxidoreductase, with protein sequence MYLTPQHILLAGATGLTGEHLLDRLLNEPTVARVLAPSRRPLAAHAHLENPQGELLTLLPELSGKVDTAFCCLGSTIKQAGSQEAFRAVDHDLVIAFAERARAMGARHLLVISALGADANSTVFYNKVKGQMEQTLRAQDWPQLTIVRPSLLLGTRQEFRLGERLAAPFMRWLPGKYRGIEATVLARALWRLALEEDAGTRVIESDQLRRLGR
- a CDS encoding LrgB family protein; this encodes MEWHAAWQALIHHPLFGVGITLGAYQLAIAAYEKTRLVFLQPVLLSMLAVIGILLACGLTFAEYKDSAAALTLFLGPTTVALAVPLFLNLRRIRQLFWPTLITLLVAGVVATVLGITLAWVFGAEQIMLMSMAPKSVTSPIAMLVANQIGGIAALAAVFVMITGIIGAIIGPALLKRCGVQHPAALGMALGLTAHAVGTARALQEGEECGAFSALAMSLMGVFTAVLLPLAILLWL